In Capsicum annuum cultivar UCD-10X-F1 chromosome 7, UCD10Xv1.1, whole genome shotgun sequence, one genomic interval encodes:
- the LOC107878660 gene encoding uncharacterized protein LOC107878660 yields the protein MSCVAINSSHLNASFPSLTAPKRTSKTTTLSSIYLGTKLPKIFLNAEVGVFRPQQLCRTVCLFGGKGRASNDNEASPWKALEKAMGNLKKEKSVEDLLKQQIEKQEYYDGGDGGGDRPGGGGGGGSDGFGGAEDEGIPGILDELRQIVLATMSFIFLYIYIIEREEMTVFTRDILKFIFLRQKSIRLGRTIARWESYFKSLSKKEVDPYWLEKEILNTTTWYDSPTNYRQILRLVQSDSYY from the exons ATGAGCTGCGTTGCCATAAACAGTTCCCATCTAAATGCTTCCTTTCCATCACTTACTGCTCCAAAAAGGACCTCAAAAACGACCACATTATCTTCAATTTATCTCGGTACAAAACTCCCGAAAATCTTCCTGAATGCGGAAGTAGGTGTATTCAGACCACAGCAGCTGTGCAGAACTGTATGCTTATTTGGTGGCAAAGGGAGGGCAAGCAATGACAATGAG GCTTCTCCATGGAAAGCTCTTGAGAAAGCCATGGGAAATCTGAAGAAGGAAAAGTCAGTTGAGGATTTATTGAAGCAACAGATTGAAAAACAAGAATACTATGATGGAGGAGATGGTGGTGGAGATCGTCCAGGTGGTGGCGGTGGAGGTGGCAGTGATGGTTTTGGTGGAGCAGAGGATGAAGGCATTCCAGGGATCTTGGATGAGCTTAGACAAATAGTCTTGGCAACTATGAGCTTCATATTTTTG TATATCTACATAATTGAAAGAGAGGAGATGACAGTGTTCACAAGGGATATTCTCAAGTTTATCTTTCTAAGGCAAAAGAGTATTCGTCTTGGGCGCACAATTGCACGGTGGGAGAGCTACTTCAAAAGCCTGTCCAAGAAAGAAGTAGATCCATATTGGTTGGAAAAGGAGATTCTTAATACCACTACTTGGTATGACAGCCCCACAAACTATAGGCAGATTCTCAGACTGGTGCAATCCGATTCTTATTATTGA